The Streptomyces sp. NBC_01439 genome contains the following window.
CTGATCGCCTGGCTCTGCGGCGACGCCGTCCTGCGGGGCTCCGGCAGCACCCCGTGGATCGGACTGGCGGTGGCGCTCACCGCCGTACCGCTGGTCGTCGCGTTCACGATCCGCCCTGCCGTCTTCGCCAACGAGGACCGGTTGCGCGTGCGGAACCCCTTCCGGATCATCGAGCTGCCCTGGGCGGCCGTGGACGCCGTGCGCGCCGGCTACTCGGCCGAGGTGCTGGCCGAGGGATCGAAGTACCAGCTCTGGTCCGTGCCGGTCTCGCTGCGGGAGCGGAAGAAGGCCCACCGGCAGCAGATGCGCCGCAACGCGATCGACCGTCGCGACCCGGGCAGCTCGGGCCAGCCCGCCGCGCGGGCCCGTACCTCCGCCGCCGACTCCGAACCGATGCGGGCCAACGCCGACCGGATCGTCGACGAGCTCCAGGGGTTGGCCGAGCTGAACGCCGCACGGCCGGGCGCGCAGGGCAGCGTGCGCGTGCGCTGGTCGTACGAGATCATCGCGCCCGCCCTGGTCGGCGTGCTGCTCCTGATCGTCCTCATCGCCACGCGCTGACCGGCCGGAACTCCGGGTCCCGGGCCCGTCGGGTGCGGTCGGGTGCTCCCCACCACACCCCCCTCTTGGCCGGAACCGTGGCTACCGGGTGATGCGTCCTCGCAGGTGTGCAGCGTCATGAGGCCGGCGAAAGCGCCACCACCGCGATCCACCTCCGTCTCCGACTCCTGGCCGGGCTCCTGCTCGCGGCCCATTTCGTGGTCGTCGGCTGGCTGACCCTGCGGCCGCTGGACGTGCCCTGGGCCGCTGCGGCCAATCTGAGTCCGCTGGAGGGGATCACGGCGGACCTGGCCCTCGGTCCGCTGGAGGCCGCCCGGCAGATCGGCGAGGGGCTCGCGCTGCTGGCGCCGCTCGGGGTGTTGGTGCCGTTGATCAGCGGACGGCTCGCTCCGTCGGCCCTGTCCGCGTGGTCCTCGCTGGTCCGGACGGCTGCCGCGGGTGCGCTGGTCTCGGTGTGCATCGAGATGCTGCAGACCGCGGTTCCGGGGCAGGTCGTGGACGTGGACTCGGTGCTGCTGAACACCGCCGGTGTGGTGCTCGCGCACGTGGCCGTCGTACCGGCACTGAGGGCCCGGCTGAGGCGCTCACACACCGTTTATCAGGGGGATACCCCGAAGATTTCCAGGGTCGGGCTCGGCCCCTGGACCGACGTCCTGTCGGCGGTCCAGCGGGAGTATTGAGCCATCGCAGAGAGCGATACCGACGAAGGAGAACCTCATGAGCGCCCTGGTCCGCCCCCGTGACGGCCGCTGGATCGGCGGAGTCTGCGCCGGACTGGCGCGGCGTTTCGGAATTTCCGCCAACGCGATGCGCGCCATTTTCGTCGTCTCGTGCCTGCTGCCCGGCCCGCAGTTCCTGGTCTACATAGCGCTGTGGGTCCTGCTGCCGAACGAGAAGTCCGCTTCGACCGCCTGGTAGTCCGGGGGCCGGCGGCCGACGGGTCGTCGGCTCGACCGGTCACCCGTCAGCCGGCCTGCTGGACCTTGCGGATCTTCTCCAGCTGCTTGTCGGCCACTTCCTGCGGCACCTGCGCCTTCTGCTGGGTCGCCGCCACGTTGAGGGCCATCAGCCGCACGACGGTGTCGCCCTCGCGCACGACGACCAGGTGGACCTGTGCCGAGACGCCCTCGGCGGCGGCGGTCATGGTCCAGCTGACGCTCTCGTCGCCGCCCGCGCGGAAGTCGGCGGGGCGCACCTCGCGGTAGGCCCCGGTCTGCTTCTCGATCTTGGCGGAGAAGCCGGTACCGCAGGCGGCGACGGCGGCCTTGAGCCGGGCGACCAGTGCCTTGGCGTCGCTCTCGGAGTAGGAGCTGACGGAAGCGGAGACGGCCAGCCCGACCTGCTTCTGGGAGCCGACGCCGCGGCTGAGGGTCTCGCGCGCGGACGGGTCCGGCTCGTCGCCCATGATGTCGGCCAACGGCTGGCAGGCCTTCTTGTCGGCCTGCGGCT
Protein-coding sequences here:
- a CDS encoding PspC domain-containing protein, which encodes MSALVRPRDGRWIGGVCAGLARRFGISANAMRAIFVVSCLLPGPQFLVYIALWVLLPNEKSASTAW
- a CDS encoding VanZ family protein, with protein sequence MQRHEAGESATTAIHLRLRLLAGLLLAAHFVVVGWLTLRPLDVPWAAAANLSPLEGITADLALGPLEAARQIGEGLALLAPLGVLVPLISGRLAPSALSAWSSLVRTAAAGALVSVCIEMLQTAVPGQVVDVDSVLLNTAGVVLAHVAVVPALRARLRRSHTVYQGDTPKISRVGLGPWTDVLSAVQREY
- a CDS encoding PH domain-containing protein translates to MSSQQPTDEPVYADRVYRSSMGVVSGVLLLALIAWLCGDAVLRGSGSTPWIGLAVALTAVPLVVAFTIRPAVFANEDRLRVRNPFRIIELPWAAVDAVRAGYSAEVLAEGSKYQLWSVPVSLRERKKAHRQQMRRNAIDRRDPGSSGQPAARARTSAADSEPMRANADRIVDELQGLAELNAARPGAQGSVRVRWSYEIIAPALVGVLLLIVLIATR